GACAGTCTCTGGAGGGATCCGGACACCTTTTTCGACAATGGCCCTTCGAACACGCGCATAGCGGCCGACATCGACGTCATGAAACAGGATCGATTCGGACACCTTTGAAAAACTGTTTATGCGAACCCCGGTTGAAAGGATGGTCCGGTCGATATGTCCTCCGGAAATAATGCACCCCCCGCTGACAATCGAGTCCGTGGCAATACCCACCCTTCGGTTGGCTTCATCGGCAAAGACGAACTTTGCCGGTGGGACCTGGGGACGGTACGTTCGAATCACCCAGTCGGGATTGTACAGGTTAAAAACAGGAGAGACGGCCACCAGATCCATGTTCGCCTGCCAGTAGGCATCGATCTGGCCGATATCCCTCCAGTACCCTTTTTCCGTCTCCTGCATGCCCGGAAACGTGTTTTTGCTGAAATCATACACATGGATTTTCTTCTCCAAAGCGAGGGCAGGCAAGATATCTTTGCCGAAATCATGGGAGGAATCGGGGTTTTCCGCATCGCGCGAAAGCAATTCGACCAGAAAGCGCGCGTCAAAAAGATAGTTCCCCATGCTTGCCAGACATCGAAGTGGATCCTCCGGCATCGGTTCGGGGTTCCGGGGCTTCTCCTGGAAAGAAAGAGCCCGCCATTCCTCGTCAATCCGAATGACCCCAAACGAAGGGGCTTCTTCCAGCGGAACAGGGATGGCGGAGACTGAGACCGGCAACCCCGTCGACAGATGTTCGTCAACCATTTGCTGAATATCCATCTTGAAGATATGGTCCCCGCTAAAAACGCAGACCAGATCGGGATTCTCATCCAAAATCAGGTTGAGGTTCTGATAGACGGCGTCGCCTGTTCCCTGAAACCAGTGGGGACCTCTCCGCATCTGTGCCGGAACAGGATCCACATACTGGTCGAGGAGGGAAGACAATCGCCATCCTCTTGAAAGATGGGTGTTCAGCGAATGGGATTTGTACTGGGTCAGAACTTTGATACGGGAATAGCCGGAATTGACAAAATTGGACAGGACAAAATCAATGATTCGATATGCTCCTCCGAACGGGACCGCAGACTTCACCCGGTCCAGCGTAAGAGGATAGAGCCGTTTCCCTTCTCCACCGGCCAGAATGATCGCAAGAACGTTTGGTTCTTTTCCCATCAGCTCGCCTCCTGAGAAATCGGTTTCCGTTTGTCATCCGGCCCTCAACCTATCAAAGCATCGTGCAACCACCGGACAACGTAAAAGCGGAGGGGCGTAAGCGCCACGATACCCCAGGCAAAGAGAAGTGCGGAAGAAAAGAGATACGCCAGCCATTTCTCCCGACGCTCTCCCCGGCCGAGCAACCGGATCGAATGGATCGTCCCAAAAAGACCCAACAGCAAAAAGAGGCCTCCGTAGAACAATTTTCCCTCTCCCTCCCGTTTCATCATACAGTCTTGAAGGCAAAAAACAAAGCGCCGGACCCACAGAAAATGGTGTCCGGCTGGAGAAAGACCGTCAGGGCTTGAATCAGTCCGGCAGAGAAATGAAGTGACGACCACCTTCCTCGACTACTTCATAACAACCGACCTGGACACCCGGCCGGTTGGAGCTGACCCCGGTCGTCACATCAAAAGCCCACATGTGCAGGGGACAACGAACAACCGATCCCTCCAGGGGACCTTCTGCCAGAGGACCGCCTCGATGGGGGCAGGTGTTGTCAATCGCCCGAATTTTTCCGTCAACCTTAAAAATCGCGACCGCCCTGGACCCCACTTCAACGGAGACTCCACCCTTTTCCGGAATGGGAACAGAAAGTTCAAGGGGCATTCTTTTCATAATCAGGAAACTCCTTTTATTTTAAATATTGATCTCAGCATTCGACCGGGAGCATTAGACACCTTTAAGCCTTCGTGATACATTACCTTGATAAGGATGACAAATAAAGCCTGCTGGTGCAAGACAAGACCCCGGCGGAGGACCTCAGGCAGGGGGTTCCTGTATGTCATCAGGAGGCCGGACTGTAATGAAACCCGCCCGGAAACCCCTTTCCGGGTTGACTTGGAGAGATGTCTGACCCATGGAAAAAGATCCCAAGAATACCAGTGCCCTTAATCCGCAAGAACAGTACCTCATGGACCTGATTCCGGACAAAGATCCCCTCATCCGAGAAATCGCCTTTCTGACCAATCATCATGGACGTCCTTTCCTTGGACCTCAGGGAGGAATGCTGCTTGCCATTCTTGCGATGATGAAAAAAGCCCTCCGGGTCTATGAATGGACTGGAGCGTATGGCTATTCGACCTTGTGGCTGACGAAAGTTCTTCCCCCGGAAAGTCAGTACCTGATTGGAACAATTGCCGATGAAAACCTGCGGCTCATTTCAAACTATTTGAAGAGAGCCGGCCTTCAGTCCAGGGCCAGGATCGAAATTGCAGATGGTCCGACACATATCGCAAAAACCGAGGGAACCTTCGACCTGATCGTTCTCGATCTCCAGCAGGAACGTTCAAAACTATCGAGCTGGCTGGACATTCTTCCCAGCAAGCTTTCTCCCGGAGGAATTGTTTTTTCCCTCGGCAACCTGCCGGCTGGTGTCGGGACCTCCCAGTCCAAAAATCTGACCGTGTCTGCCATAGAGATGTACAATCACCGGATGTTCAATGACCCGCGTTTCATATCGTCGTTGCTTCCTCTGTCGGAAGGCATTCTGGTATCCTGGCGTACAGACAGGGAGTCCTGATGGGTGAACAGGCCGCAAACGAAGTACGCCTGATCATCGCCTCCGGTGAAGCAAGTCCAGATCTCTATTACAGAACTCGATTTCTGACTCCGGATCCCTATATTTACATTGAGATCCGATCCGAAAAAATTATC
The sequence above is drawn from the Leptospirillum ferriphilum ML-04 genome and encodes:
- the glgC gene encoding glucose-1-phosphate adenylyltransferase, with translation MGKEPNVLAIILAGGEGKRLYPLTLDRVKSAVPFGGAYRIIDFVLSNFVNSGYSRIKVLTQYKSHSLNTHLSRGWRLSSLLDQYVDPVPAQMRRGPHWFQGTGDAVYQNLNLILDENPDLVCVFSGDHIFKMDIQQMVDEHLSTGLPVSVSAIPVPLEEAPSFGVIRIDEEWRALSFQEKPRNPEPMPEDPLRCLASMGNYLFDARFLVELLSRDAENPDSSHDFGKDILPALALEKKIHVYDFSKNTFPGMQETEKGYWRDIGQIDAYWQANMDLVAVSPVFNLYNPDWVIRTYRPQVPPAKFVFADEANRRVGIATDSIVSGGCIISGGHIDRTILSTGVRINSFSKVSESILFHDVDVGRYARVRRAIVEKGVRIPPETVIGFDPEEDAKRFHVSPGGVVVVTRDDFSSPVKETPG
- a CDS encoding Rieske (2Fe-2S) protein; its protein translation is MKRMPLELSVPIPEKGGVSVEVGSRAVAIFKVDGKIRAIDNTCPHRGGPLAEGPLEGSVVRCPLHMWAFDVTTGVSSNRPGVQVGCYEVVEEGGRHFISLPD
- a CDS encoding O-methyltransferase; translation: MEKDPKNTSALNPQEQYLMDLIPDKDPLIREIAFLTNHHGRPFLGPQGGMLLAILAMMKKALRVYEWTGAYGYSTLWLTKVLPPESQYLIGTIADENLRLISNYLKRAGLQSRARIEIADGPTHIAKTEGTFDLIVLDLQQERSKLSSWLDILPSKLSPGGIVFSLGNLPAGVGTSQSKNLTVSAIEMYNHRMFNDPRFISSLLPLSEGILVSWRTDRES